A single genomic interval of Candidatus Bipolaricaulis anaerobius harbors:
- a CDS encoding ABC transporter permease, with product MKRVWTKTRKLVVDSWLVFVSRMFEVRHMWVWSVVMISFFPLSIMGFLLLFGESTPERILYIVTGSITNAVSLQAGLSLGQRIGSMKAHRVFDYYASLPISKLSFIFGLNLNALLLCVPSSLILLTISMLAFRLRIVNPALFVATFVLGGFSLAGVGAMIGFYSRSGQIAGILTQVVDPILVFFAPVYMPEDVLPTFLRYTAPFLPTTHVARLLRAAFGHPTERIYQPIVILVGFIFITVILVQRGLDWRGDRPLA from the coding sequence ATGAAACGGGTGTGGACCAAAACGAGGAAACTCGTGGTGGATAGCTGGCTAGTGTTCGTCAGCCGGATGTTCGAGGTCCGGCACATGTGGGTATGGTCTGTGGTCATGATCAGCTTCTTCCCGCTCTCGATCATGGGCTTCCTACTCCTGTTCGGCGAGTCTACGCCGGAGCGGATCCTCTACATCGTCACCGGTAGCATCACCAACGCCGTTTCCCTCCAAGCAGGGCTATCGTTGGGGCAGAGGATCGGGAGCATGAAGGCCCACCGAGTGTTCGACTACTACGCTTCCCTTCCCATCTCGAAACTCTCGTTCATCTTTGGGCTCAACCTGAACGCGTTGCTTTTGTGCGTGCCTTCGTCCCTTATCCTTCTGACCATCTCCATGCTGGCCTTCCGGTTGCGGATTGTGAACCCAGCTCTCTTCGTTGCGACGTTCGTGCTCGGGGGGTTCTCTCTGGCTGGGGTGGGGGCAATGATTGGGTTCTACAGCCGCAGCGGCCAGATCGCGGGTATCCTCACCCAGGTTGTCGATCCAATCCTTGTGTTTTTCGCTCCAGTGTACATGCCCGAGGATGTGTTGCCGACCTTCCTTCGCTACACGGCGCCGTTCCTTCCCACCACGCACGTGGCACGGCTGTTGCGCGCCGCGTTCGGGCATCCCACGGAGCGGATATACCAACCCATAGTCATCCTTGTCGGGTTCATCTTCATCACGGTGATCCTTGTCCAACGCGGGCTGGACTGGCGCGGCGACCGCCCGTTGGCCTGA
- the trpS gene encoding tryptophan--tRNA ligase, translating to MRIFSGIQPTGELHIGNYFGAIERWVELQQGNDCIYCIVDYHALTNEDTVPAELRTARRELALDLVACGIDPERSVLYVQSAVPEHTELCWILGCVASYGDLTRMTQFKEKAAEQEFINGGLFYYPVLQAADILLYRADHVPVGEDQVQHLEEARRIARRFNFRFGGTFPEPEPILGEGARIMSLADPERKMSKSAGPDHYIGLMEPEESIRKKVRSAVTDVGLTPGQGMSPGVANLFSLLELVAPQEVVEAFRRDHKVGKLLYRDLKEALFTHLMAALRPVRERRRELAARGDVDEILAHGAQRAQAIARETMREVRARVGLD from the coding sequence ATGCGCATCTTCTCAGGCATCCAGCCAACAGGGGAGCTCCACATCGGGAACTACTTCGGGGCGATCGAGCGCTGGGTCGAGCTCCAGCAGGGGAACGACTGCATCTACTGCATCGTGGATTACCACGCCCTCACCAACGAGGACACGGTGCCCGCCGAGCTCCGCACGGCGCGACGGGAGCTCGCCCTCGACCTCGTCGCGTGCGGGATCGACCCTGAGCGGTCTGTCCTCTATGTCCAGTCCGCCGTCCCAGAGCACACGGAGCTGTGCTGGATCCTGGGCTGTGTCGCCTCCTACGGGGACCTGACCCGGATGACCCAGTTCAAAGAGAAGGCCGCGGAGCAGGAGTTCATCAACGGTGGCCTGTTCTACTATCCGGTCCTCCAGGCAGCGGACATCCTCCTCTACCGCGCCGACCACGTCCCGGTGGGGGAGGACCAGGTCCAGCACCTGGAGGAGGCGCGGCGGATCGCGCGGCGGTTCAACTTCCGGTTCGGGGGAACATTCCCCGAGCCGGAGCCGATCCTCGGTGAGGGGGCGCGGATCATGTCCCTCGCCGATCCGGAGCGGAAGATGAGCAAGTCCGCCGGGCCCGACCACTACATCGGCCTCATGGAGCCGGAGGAAAGCATCCGCAAGAAGGTCCGCTCGGCGGTGACTGACGTCGGGCTCACCCCGGGCCAGGGGATGTCCCCCGGTGTCGCCAACCTGTTCTCCCTGCTTGAACTCGTGGCCCCACAGGAGGTGGTGGAGGCGTTCCGCCGCGACCACAAGGTGGGGAAGCTCCTCTACCGCGACCTCAAGGAGGCCCTCTTCACCCACCTCATGGCCGCCTTGCGCCCGGTCCGGGAGCGCCGCCGCGAGCTCGCCGCCCGCGGAGATGTGGACGAAATCCTCGCCCACGGCGCCCAGCGGGCGCAGGCGATCGCTCGGGAGACGATGCGCGAGGTGCGAGCCCGGGTGGGACTCGACTAG
- the secF gene encoding protein translocase subunit SecF, with the protein MTHFDFLGKSKYFLALSTLLVVASIVALVTVGLRLGMDFTGGLQLTVFYPTDTTLSDQAVRAYLEPLLADVTPAPNLSVQSVTGARTSPGEGTVSVPGKVISLPSVSEEIWQRVRSALTEPPADSGLPQPIEFSITEIGPQVSGETVTRAWQAVLISLAAMLLYIAFRFRLKYGVAAVVSLIHDVILMVGLFAVTQLEFDLTAIAAILTVIGYTLNDKIVIYDRVRENTRIAKKAPLIETMNKAINQTLSRTLTTGSATLIAIIVLFIFGGRSLQPFALAMLVGVVVGTYSSIFIANPVIAWWTLTAERIHARRR; encoded by the coding sequence ATGACCCACTTCGACTTCCTCGGCAAATCGAAGTACTTCCTCGCGCTGTCTACGCTCCTTGTGGTGGCAAGCATCGTGGCTCTGGTCACCGTGGGGCTTCGTCTCGGGATGGACTTCACAGGCGGCCTCCAACTGACCGTGTTCTACCCGACGGACACGACCCTCTCCGATCAGGCGGTGCGGGCCTATCTGGAGCCTCTTCTTGCCGACGTCACCCCTGCCCCCAACCTTAGTGTCCAGTCCGTGACCGGAGCGCGCACCTCGCCGGGCGAGGGCACGGTGTCGGTCCCCGGCAAGGTTATATCCCTACCGAGCGTATCGGAGGAAATATGGCAACGGGTGCGGTCCGCTCTCACAGAGCCGCCTGCTGACTCGGGGCTCCCCCAGCCGATCGAATTCAGCATCACCGAGATCGGCCCCCAAGTTTCAGGAGAGACCGTCACCCGCGCTTGGCAGGCCGTCCTCATCTCCCTGGCGGCGATGCTCCTCTACATCGCATTCCGGTTCCGACTCAAGTACGGTGTAGCGGCAGTGGTCTCCCTGATACACGACGTAATTCTCATGGTCGGGCTCTTCGCAGTGACCCAGCTCGAGTTCGACCTGACGGCAATCGCCGCCATCCTCACCGTGATCGGCTACACGCTCAACGACAAGATCGTCATCTACGATCGGGTGCGGGAGAACACGCGGATCGCGAAAAAGGCCCCCCTCATCGAGACGATGAACAAGGCGATCAACCAAACGCTCAGCCGAACGCTCACCACGGGAAGCGCAACCCTCATCGCGATCATCGTCCTCTTCATCTTTGGAGGCAGATCCCTGCAACCGTTCGCCCTCGCGATGTTGGTAGGCGTTGTGGTGGGAACCTACTCCTCTATCTTCATCGCCAACCCCGTCATCGCCTGGTGGACCTTGACCGCGGAGCGCATTCACGCGAGACGGCGCTAA
- a CDS encoding anaerobic ribonucleoside-triphosphate reductase activating protein, translating to MEIAHLQPLSLLDYPGKVSAVVWTVGCNLRCPFCYNAELVLPGLAHGLPRLPLEEVVAALTERARFLDGLVVTGGEPALHRDLPLLLREVKELGLRVKLDTNGTRPAVLRSLLGDGLVDYVALDVKAPFARYPEFTGLLPLPHVASEPVPDVVTLVRESVALVRERAPDYEFRTTVAPGLAPDDLFSIAHGIRGARRYVLQPFFVPDGKRLVDEEWRGRPALSSDTLRALLPELQKSVPTELRG from the coding sequence GTGGAGATCGCCCATCTCCAACCCCTCTCCCTCCTCGACTACCCGGGGAAGGTGAGCGCGGTGGTGTGGACGGTGGGCTGCAACCTCCGCTGCCCGTTCTGCTACAACGCTGAGCTCGTCCTGCCTGGGTTGGCGCACGGCCTCCCCCGCCTTCCCCTGGAGGAGGTGGTCGCAGCCCTGACCGAGAGGGCGCGGTTCCTCGACGGGCTCGTCGTCACCGGGGGCGAACCGGCCCTCCACCGCGACCTTCCCCTCCTCCTCAGGGAGGTGAAGGAGCTCGGCCTCCGCGTCAAGCTCGACACGAACGGGACCCGTCCCGCCGTCCTTCGCTCCTTGCTCGGAGACGGGCTCGTGGACTACGTGGCCCTCGACGTCAAGGCGCCGTTCGCGCGGTACCCCGAGTTCACGGGCCTTCTCCCCCTGCCCCATGTAGCGTCGGAGCCTGTCCCCGACGTCGTCACGCTGGTTCGGGAGTCGGTCGCTCTCGTTCGGGAGCGCGCCCCGGACTACGAGTTCCGCACCACGGTCGCTCCCGGGCTCGCTCCAGACGACCTGTTCTCCATCGCTCACGGGATCAGGGGTGCCCGGCGCTACGTGCTGCAACCGTTCTTCGTTCCAGATGGGAAGCGGCTTGTGGACGAGGAGTGGCGGGGCCGACCAGCTCTCTCTTCAGACACGTTGCGGGCGCTCCTCCCCGAACTTCAGAAGAGCGTGCCGACCGAGCTCCGCGGCTAG
- a CDS encoding Crp/Fnr family transcriptional regulator, which yields MEPEVLASSASRVQWVRFERGGTIIHEGTLSTGWAILCHGRARLTVSTEKGKRLHLRFYGSGELLEASLSEPHGFSVTAVAHCTIGFVAREHVLDLGRRYPELLFQVHQRFEETQRHLATRLVDLAYAGTRQRLVRVLLELGEEHGAAEGGGVRIDIPLSLRDLAEMIGASRQATCKELQLLRAKGLIEVVWPRVFLSDLEHLRQLS from the coding sequence GTGGAACCCGAAGTCCTCGCGAGCTCAGCGTCACGCGTCCAGTGGGTCCGTTTCGAGAGGGGAGGGACGATCATCCACGAGGGGACTCTCTCCACGGGGTGGGCGATCCTGTGCCACGGGCGAGCCAGGCTCACCGTGAGCACAGAGAAAGGGAAGAGGCTGCACCTGCGTTTCTACGGCTCGGGCGAGCTCCTTGAGGCGTCGCTATCTGAACCTCACGGTTTCTCTGTGACGGCCGTAGCCCATTGCACCATCGGGTTTGTCGCAAGAGAGCACGTCCTGGATCTTGGTCGGCGGTATCCTGAGTTGCTCTTCCAGGTCCACCAGCGGTTCGAAGAGACACAGCGTCATCTGGCAACGAGGCTGGTGGATCTCGCCTACGCCGGCACCCGGCAACGCCTGGTGCGGGTGCTCCTGGAACTCGGGGAGGAGCACGGGGCAGCGGAGGGAGGTGGGGTGCGGATCGACATCCCGCTTTCGCTCCGCGACCTGGCGGAGATGATCGGAGCAAGCCGACAAGCGACCTGCAAGGAACTCCAGCTGCTGCGTGCCAAGGGGTTGATCGAAGTTGTGTGGCCGAGGGTCTTCCTCTCGGACCTGGAGCACCTGCGCCAGCTCAGCTGA
- a CDS encoding radical SAM/SPASM domain-containing protein, with protein sequence MAERWRIWPAPGEGRFIVFDTESLRFLEVESRVAEILEGVMEGAPYAKLAAEARCSENDISALLLRLQGDSAPTNEEPAGRVPAPLGKLSLNVSHICNMRCSYCYARGGDYGHGPSLMSAQTAVAALEVVRERFGGCRTIQFFGGEPLLNWPAILAVCEYIDANWRDLPVQPRLGVVTNLAYLPDQFDKIVNHFQLHVTVSLDGPAQVNDQHRLLLDGGGSYRVVAENIRRLQSATSQPRAVEATFTMAHRAQGWTGDTLRAFFQDTFDISVVLVAPAWDPNQPGLAHELAPFVRDRVTCLAPGITCRETVDPSGLFDMLPLASKKNSPYWCGAGLATLTVTPAGDIYPCQLFLERPEFRIGNVRHGTWDSGVVERLRGNTKTADHVCRACEVRWACRGCIAVALASRGTLNPRDENFCKLIRQGAEETLKGYRIILLSDGATRQRVRTIVERAFTSRTYA encoded by the coding sequence GTGGCAGAGAGGTGGCGGATCTGGCCAGCGCCGGGTGAGGGGCGGTTCATCGTCTTCGACACCGAAAGTCTGCGCTTCCTTGAGGTCGAGAGCAGGGTTGCCGAGATACTCGAGGGGGTAATGGAAGGTGCGCCGTATGCAAAGCTGGCGGCTGAGGCCCGCTGCTCGGAAAACGACATCTCGGCATTGCTGCTGCGCCTTCAGGGCGATTCAGCGCCAACGAACGAGGAGCCGGCGGGGCGCGTGCCAGCGCCTCTCGGCAAGCTTTCCCTCAATGTCTCGCATATCTGCAATATGCGGTGTTCATACTGTTATGCGAGAGGAGGGGACTACGGACACGGCCCCAGCTTGATGTCAGCGCAGACGGCTGTCGCGGCTTTGGAAGTAGTACGGGAGAGGTTTGGAGGCTGTCGGACGATTCAGTTCTTTGGGGGGGAGCCCCTTCTCAACTGGCCAGCGATACTCGCCGTGTGTGAATACATAGATGCTAACTGGCGGGATCTGCCTGTGCAGCCCCGCCTCGGCGTGGTTACCAACCTAGCCTACCTACCAGACCAATTCGACAAGATAGTGAACCACTTCCAGCTTCATGTGACAGTAAGCCTGGACGGACCTGCGCAAGTAAACGATCAACACCGGCTTCTGCTGGATGGAGGAGGTAGCTACCGCGTGGTTGCTGAGAATATTCGAAGGCTGCAATCTGCAACATCGCAACCCCGTGCAGTTGAAGCGACGTTCACCATGGCCCATCGGGCACAGGGTTGGACTGGCGACACGTTGCGTGCGTTTTTTCAGGATACGTTTGACATCAGCGTAGTCCTCGTCGCACCTGCGTGGGACCCCAACCAGCCGGGTCTTGCCCATGAGCTGGCGCCTTTCGTTCGGGATCGAGTGACCTGTCTTGCGCCTGGGATCACATGCCGAGAGACGGTGGACCCATCAGGGTTGTTCGACATGCTCCCCCTCGCCTCGAAGAAGAACTCCCCATACTGGTGCGGGGCCGGGCTTGCCACGCTGACGGTGACTCCCGCCGGGGACATCTACCCATGTCAGCTGTTCCTCGAACGGCCCGAGTTCAGAATCGGAAACGTCCGCCATGGAACCTGGGATAGCGGAGTTGTGGAGCGGCTTCGTGGAAACACCAAGACAGCGGATCACGTATGCCGAGCGTGCGAAGTAAGATGGGCATGCCGCGGCTGCATTGCAGTGGCGCTGGCCAGTCGAGGCACGCTGAACCCCCGCGATGAGAACTTCTGTAAGCTGATCAGGCAAGGAGCGGAAGAAACACTAAAAGGGTATAGGATCATACTGCTTTCCGATGGAGCGACAAGGCAGCGGGTACGAACCATCGTGGAACGGGCCTTCACCAGTCGAACTTATGCCTAG
- a CDS encoding Mov34/MPN/PAD-1 family protein, whose translation MFVRPLGETGRFACCEFIPVPDNRLLRQARDAITSDPLCLIWACRHAKETGTVLFMVHTHVAVTAAFSELDDKTERRVARCVMELTGVERFGAVVLSLKEHRARLWQSCGDDLVQTAVTLEA comes from the coding sequence ATGTTCGTACGGCCCCTCGGCGAGACAGGGCGTTTCGCCTGTTGCGAGTTCATACCGGTTCCCGACAATCGACTCCTCCGCCAGGCACGTGATGCCATTACTTCAGACCCACTCTGCCTAATCTGGGCGTGTCGCCACGCCAAGGAGACGGGGACGGTTCTGTTCATGGTTCATACCCATGTAGCCGTGACAGCGGCGTTCTCTGAGCTAGATGACAAGACAGAACGAAGAGTCGCTCGCTGTGTCATGGAGCTAACGGGTGTGGAGCGGTTTGGAGCGGTCGTCTTGTCGTTGAAAGAGCACCGAGCGCGACTCTGGCAAAGCTGCGGCGATGATCTCGTTCAGACCGCCGTGACGCTCGAAGCCTGA
- a CDS encoding DDE-type integrase/transposase/recombinase, giving the protein MDKKIELVEVHRGKHGLNRCLRALGVSKGTWHRHQCRPAVPAADEKLKAEVLSVVREHPAYGYRRIQVELRERTGERVNHKRLRRLLGTWDLALPRKVARPWPSGVRQILRTGRGKLDLVQGREMEPLEALSTDFTEIRYAGGTKKAHLMAMVDVGSAWVPGWAVGSSADRSLALRCWETVKEALAHVGRGTEGVIVHHDHDAVYTSYDWLQTLLIRDRARVSYAERGARDNPWIESLWGHFKVENGSLLSEAATLEELEWVIDRQMLYYNQERRHSGLGYRAPMAYLEDEGIHPKVLVEIGPRSGSVLGAQVRGRLLPSRAQQRRGETWRWRMRWQG; this is encoded by the coding sequence GTGGACAAGAAGATCGAGCTGGTGGAGGTGCACCGTGGGAAGCACGGGCTCAACCGATGCCTGCGTGCCCTGGGGGTATCGAAGGGGACCTGGCATCGCCACCAGTGCCGTCCGGCAGTGCCCGCAGCGGACGAGAAGCTGAAAGCGGAGGTGCTATCCGTGGTGCGGGAGCATCCGGCGTACGGGTACCGGAGGATCCAGGTCGAGCTGCGGGAGCGGACCGGGGAGCGGGTGAACCACAAGCGGCTGCGGAGGCTGCTTGGCACCTGGGATCTGGCTCTGCCTCGGAAGGTGGCCCGCCCCTGGCCGAGCGGGGTGCGGCAGATCCTCAGGACGGGCCGAGGGAAGCTCGATCTGGTACAGGGAAGGGAGATGGAGCCGCTGGAGGCACTGTCGACGGACTTCACGGAGATCCGGTACGCTGGGGGAACGAAGAAGGCGCACCTGATGGCGATGGTGGATGTGGGGAGTGCGTGGGTGCCGGGGTGGGCGGTGGGGTCCTCGGCAGACCGCAGCCTGGCCCTGCGCTGCTGGGAAACGGTGAAGGAAGCGTTGGCTCACGTCGGCCGGGGAACGGAGGGGGTGATCGTGCACCACGACCACGACGCGGTGTACACAAGCTACGACTGGTTGCAGACGCTCCTCATCCGGGACCGAGCGCGGGTGTCCTACGCTGAGCGGGGTGCGCGGGACAACCCGTGGATCGAGTCGTTGTGGGGCCACTTCAAGGTGGAGAACGGTTCACTCCTCTCCGAGGCGGCGACCCTGGAGGAGCTGGAGTGGGTCATTGACCGGCAGATGCTGTACTACAACCAGGAACGGCGGCACTCGGGACTTGGCTACCGAGCGCCGATGGCGTACCTGGAAGACGAGGGGATCCACCCAAAGGTCTTAGTCGAAATCGGCCCTCGAAGTGGTTCCGTTTTAGGGGCGCAGGTCCGAGGGAGGCTGCTCCCGAGCAGAGCGCAGCAGCGGAGGGGTGAGACATGGCGGTGGCGTATGAGGTGGCAGGGCTGA
- a CDS encoding MFS transporter, translating to MAVIWHIMEATGSAAVVGGVAAAIQLPVALSAAFAGVLADRWSRKKLIVFSKVARGSVVASVFLFYRLGVLTPWHLLAVGVLDSFIQVLGGAASTAVIPNLVDRERVMTANSWLEGIRTGTPIAAQGLAGLIIAATGIAGAAGITSTLFLAGAGLFALIADVRYGGGGSKGRRLTGRVFAVEFWNGLRQALRSRAVRWLMLVGLVTNLLIAGPIFVLMPFYASTVLEAGASGYGYMKAAMTVGSLIGALVVGRFGRRMTVGAWLGVGIGVLGALLASLSFSPSLWVACILWAVVGICLPIVNIPVFTALQLSTPDDRRARTMTVFMTLAGASTPASLALVGQAVRVAGIEGTFLATGLLVTLVGIGAWIWRTRFEIAATSW from the coding sequence ATGGCTGTGATCTGGCACATTATGGAGGCAACGGGTTCTGCTGCTGTAGTCGGGGGGGTCGCGGCTGCGATTCAGCTACCTGTAGCGCTGAGTGCGGCTTTCGCCGGCGTGTTGGCCGACCGCTGGAGCCGGAAGAAGCTGATCGTCTTCTCGAAGGTAGCGCGAGGGAGCGTCGTGGCCAGCGTCTTCCTCTTCTATCGGCTGGGGGTGCTAACACCCTGGCACCTGCTGGCAGTTGGCGTTCTCGACTCGTTTATCCAGGTTCTAGGCGGAGCCGCCAGCACGGCAGTGATCCCGAATCTCGTGGATAGAGAGAGGGTGATGACAGCTAACTCCTGGCTTGAGGGCATACGTACGGGCACCCCGATCGCTGCGCAGGGCTTGGCCGGGCTCATCATTGCTGCCACGGGGATTGCTGGAGCTGCTGGGATTACCTCAACGCTGTTTCTCGCAGGCGCAGGGTTGTTCGCTCTCATTGCTGATGTTCGGTACGGAGGCGGAGGGAGCAAGGGTAGGCGGCTTACTGGGAGGGTCTTTGCCGTGGAGTTCTGGAACGGCTTAAGGCAGGCGCTGCGCAGTAGAGCTGTCAGGTGGTTGATGCTCGTAGGTTTGGTAACGAACCTGCTTATTGCTGGACCAATCTTCGTTTTGATGCCGTTCTACGCGTCTACGGTGTTGGAGGCGGGAGCTTCAGGATACGGGTACATGAAGGCGGCGATGACCGTGGGCTCCCTTATCGGTGCTCTCGTTGTAGGGCGTTTCGGCAGACGGATGACAGTAGGGGCATGGCTCGGAGTGGGCATCGGTGTTCTCGGAGCGCTGCTCGCTTCTCTATCATTTTCGCCTTCTCTCTGGGTGGCGTGCATCCTTTGGGCAGTCGTGGGTATATGCCTGCCTATCGTCAACATACCGGTTTTCACTGCGCTGCAGTTGTCCACGCCTGATGACCGCCGGGCCCGGACGATGACCGTCTTCATGACTCTGGCAGGTGCTAGTACGCCAGCCTCGTTGGCCTTGGTTGGTCAAGCGGTGAGAGTGGCGGGGATCGAAGGGACGTTTCTTGCTACAGGCTTGCTGGTGACTCTGGTGGGCATCGGAGCGTGGATTTGGAGAACTCGGTTCGAAATTGCTGCTACGTCGTGGTGA
- a CDS encoding ABC transporter ATP-binding protein: protein MAVAYEVAGLTKRYPGPKEVLANDRIDLCIATGEIVGIFGPNGAGKTTLVRQLMGLLRPTAGQIRLFDNDLVREPTIATNHVAYFAQETSYFWYLKPRELLAITGRLRGLTSREANSQAYSLLGKFNLGNLAGKTLSRLSFGQARFVALLSVFMGNRPILILDEPTNDLDPLHRRAFWDYLWEVNSREGTTVLLVTHNVHEAEHVVHRVVIVDAGRIVASGTPGELKAGLEGQVRVEVALAEPLNNHELPTFAGCERLPAKRNTLLLQTARENVEAVIRAVYDRFPSGAVSDLRVVPPTLEDVYVQTVGKEWG from the coding sequence ATGGCGGTGGCGTATGAGGTGGCAGGGCTGACAAAGCGGTACCCCGGGCCGAAGGAGGTGCTCGCCAACGACCGCATCGACCTTTGCATCGCCACAGGGGAGATCGTGGGGATCTTCGGCCCCAACGGCGCGGGCAAGACGACGCTCGTGCGACAGCTGATGGGCCTCCTCCGTCCTACCGCGGGCCAGATTCGGCTGTTCGACAACGATCTCGTCCGTGAGCCCACGATAGCCACAAATCACGTGGCCTACTTTGCTCAGGAGACCTCGTACTTCTGGTACCTGAAGCCGCGCGAGCTCTTGGCGATTACGGGCCGATTGCGAGGGCTCACGTCAAGAGAGGCGAACAGCCAGGCGTATTCGTTGCTGGGTAAGTTCAATCTAGGGAACCTGGCGGGGAAGACCCTGTCCCGCCTCAGCTTCGGGCAGGCGCGGTTCGTGGCGCTGTTATCGGTGTTCATGGGAAACCGGCCGATCCTGATCCTGGACGAGCCGACGAACGATCTCGATCCCCTGCACCGGCGCGCCTTCTGGGACTACCTGTGGGAGGTGAACAGTCGAGAAGGGACCACCGTGCTCCTCGTTACCCACAACGTGCACGAGGCGGAGCACGTGGTGCACCGGGTGGTGATCGTGGATGCAGGGCGCATCGTCGCCTCGGGTACGCCCGGCGAGCTCAAGGCGGGGCTGGAAGGTCAGGTTCGGGTGGAGGTTGCTCTGGCGGAGCCCCTCAACAATCACGAGCTGCCGACGTTCGCAGGCTGCGAGAGGCTCCCCGCGAAGCGGAACACCCTCTTGCTCCAGACGGCCCGGGAGAACGTGGAGGCGGTGATCCGTGCTGTGTACGACCGTTTCCCCTCAGGCGCGGTAAGCGACCTGCGGGTCGTCCCCCCGACCTTGGAGGACGTCTATGTGCAGACCGTGGGGAAGGAGTGGGGATGA
- the rpsT gene encoding 30S ribosomal protein S20, producing the protein MPVKRSAKREERKSATRRRRNDARRSAVRYWRRKVQKLTEAGQVDEARASLPQLQKAVDKAAARGVIHPNRAARMKARLAKSLDQS; encoded by the coding sequence ATTCCAGTCAAACGCTCGGCCAAACGTGAGGAGCGCAAGAGCGCGACCCGGCGTCGGCGCAACGATGCGCGCCGAAGTGCGGTTCGGTACTGGCGAAGAAAGGTCCAGAAGCTCACGGAGGCGGGACAGGTGGATGAAGCCCGTGCGTCCCTCCCCCAGCTCCAGAAGGCGGTGGACAAGGCGGCCGCACGCGGCGTGATCCACCCCAACCGGGCAGCGCGGATGAAGGCCCGGCTCGCCAAGTCCCTCGACCAGTCGTGA
- a CDS encoding transposase, which yields MSTQNGRYSSAFKFQVVLESLKAEGKGGEAQVARAYGIHPVTLSNWKRQFLQRGPEVFGGTEEVKGYEKRIADLERVVGQKEVEIALLTNFLKGR from the coding sequence GTGAGCACGCAGAACGGCAGGTACAGTTCGGCGTTCAAGTTCCAGGTGGTGTTGGAATCCCTGAAGGCTGAAGGAAAAGGCGGGGAGGCTCAGGTGGCCCGGGCGTACGGGATCCACCCAGTGACGCTGTCCAACTGGAAGAGGCAGTTCCTCCAGCGTGGACCGGAGGTGTTCGGGGGCACAGAGGAGGTCAAGGGGTACGAGAAGAGGATTGCGGATCTGGAGCGGGTAGTCGGCCAGAAGGAAGTGGAGATTGCGCTTCTCACAAATTTCTTGAAGGGGCGCTGA
- a CDS encoding DUF4097 family beta strand repeat-containing protein: MWEILHRVKRTFERSLPVTGHVRLEVRTESGDVAVREGADDVVRVRGRIWVSGPRDEVREVLEEIERHPPVEQIGSTLRIGDLPSRLERDNCSVAADYWIEAPVDTEVQVEVDSGDVKIVGLRGPVVAKLGSGDVEVARIEGDLEVQVDSGDAEGGQLRGRAWFDIDSGDLDLCDVRGPVRAVVDSGDVALADLGPELELSVDSGDVSLASAVPDGARWRVYTDSGDVAVCLPRGSRCVMEAEASSGDLDCDLPLVVETDDEGASARGTLGEGATARIEISTDNGDIALRWRDR; the protein is encoded by the coding sequence ATGTGGGAGATCCTCCATAGGGTGAAGCGGACGTTCGAACGGAGCCTGCCCGTGACCGGGCACGTGCGGCTGGAGGTGCGCACCGAGAGCGGCGACGTGGCCGTGCGGGAAGGAGCTGATGACGTTGTTCGCGTCCGGGGCCGGATCTGGGTCTCAGGACCTCGCGATGAGGTCCGGGAGGTGCTGGAGGAGATCGAGCGTCATCCACCGGTCGAGCAGATCGGTTCCACCCTCCGGATCGGCGACCTCCCCTCGCGGCTCGAGCGGGACAACTGCTCGGTGGCCGCTGACTACTGGATCGAGGCGCCTGTCGATACGGAGGTTCAGGTGGAGGTGGACTCCGGGGACGTGAAGATCGTTGGGTTACGGGGGCCGGTCGTGGCGAAGCTCGGTTCGGGCGATGTCGAGGTGGCGCGGATCGAGGGCGACCTCGAGGTGCAGGTGGACAGCGGGGATGCGGAAGGAGGTCAGCTCCGCGGGAGAGCATGGTTCGACATAGACAGCGGTGACCTCGATCTGTGCGACGTCCGGGGACCTGTCCGAGCGGTGGTCGACTCGGGGGACGTGGCGTTGGCCGATCTCGGCCCTGAGCTGGAACTGAGCGTGGACTCGGGGGACGTCAGCCTCGCCTCGGCCGTGCCCGACGGGGCACGGTGGAGGGTGTATACGGACTCGGGCGACGTCGCGGTCTGTCTTCCCCGCGGCAGCCGATGCGTGATGGAGGCGGAGGCGAGCTCGGGGGACCTCGACTGCGACCTTCCGCTGGTGGTGGAGACCGACGACGAAGGGGCCTCGGCTCGCGGTACCCTGGGAGAGGGGGCCACGGCGCGGATCGAGATCTCGACCGACAACGGGGACATCGCCCTCCGCTGGAGGGACCGGTAG